The region TGGAGGTAGACCGGGATGGGGTTGGTCCGCGCGTCGGCCAGTTCACCCCCCTTGATCTGGTCGAGGTACTTCTGCACCGTCCGCTCGTCCACAGTGAAGTACGCATAGATCGGGTCGACGCTGACCAGGGTGGTCAGCACCGTCGAGTCGGCCTGCACCAGGTTGCCGTGGGTGACGAGTTGGCGGGCGATGCGGCCCCGGATCGGGGCCTTCACCTGCGTGAAGCCGAGGTTGAGCCGGGCGGAGCTTAGATGCGCCTGCGCCTGTTGGTATTGCGCTTCCGATTCGTCCTTGTGAGCGATGCTGGTGTCGTATTCCTCTTTCGAAGTCACCCTCGTCTCAAAAAGCTTCTCAGCCCGCGTGAAATTGGCAAGCTGCAGCCGGCGCTGGGCGTCGGCGTTCTGTAAGTTAGCGGCGCCCTGGTCGACTTCCGCTTGGTAGGGCCGCGGGTCGATGACGAAAAGCAGGTCGCCCGGGTTAACCAAAGCGCCGGCTTTAAAGGCAACCCGGTCGAGGTAGCCGCTGACGCGCGGCCGGATCTCCACGCTCTCCACCGCCTCGGTGCGGCCGGTGTATTCATCCCATTCGACGATTTCTTTCTGGACGGGCCTAGCCACCGTCACCGGCGGGGGCGGGGCCGGCGGGGGCTGGCTTTGCCCCTGGGGTTTGCACCCCGCAGCCGCCAGCGCAGCGAAGAGGGCGAGGGACAAAGGGGGCAGCCAGCGCCGCGAAGGCCGCGGCGAGGGCCATCTCCGGCACAAAAAAAGATACCTCCAACGCTCACCGCGCCACGGAGCGTCAGGCCGGCTCTGTTCATGAGGATGGGACGGGTGTGGTGACCGGCCCTTCGTCAACGGCGGCTCGGGCGCGTGCGTTCCGACCCGGATCCTGGATGAGGACCCGGTCACGATTCGGTTCGAAAGGGTTAACGAGTTAAGCGGCAGAAAGTAAGATGGGCTCACGGTAATTTCCTTGCGCGAAGATCATATGCGTTGCCGTCACGGAAATTACTTTGTTAGTTTCGAGCTGGAACCTAAAAGGTTTCAGAACGCCGGGCCGCACGCCGAGGTCCGGCCGTCCGCGGCCGCTAAAGGCGGCATAAGGCTCGCCACCTCAAGGTTGGTTTGAACGGCCGGCGTGCCCCTTCGGCAATTGCGGCACCGACGCCAAGCTCTTCAGGAACTCGGCCACCTGCGGTGAAGCGTGGGCCTTGGACCACGCGGCAACCAGTTCGAACAGGGGCAGCGCCACGCGGCGGGCCACAACCCGGGCCGGCACCGAAGCCGAGCGCAGCCGCGCCATGGCTTCGTCGAACAGAAACTGCGCCTCCAGCATGACGCCTTCACCGGCCGCAACCAGGTTGATGAGGTCCGTATGGTCGCTGCCTTCCGGTCCCAAGCGGGGGCGAAATTTGGCGCGCCGGCGGCACTCACGCACCAGGAGCAGGGTGTAACTGGGGTTCTGATCGGCTGAAAACCGCAGAAACACCTCGCCCGAGAGTTTGGAGAGCGGGATGGCCTTCTCCTGCCGTCCGGCGTTGGCTTGCGCCGCCAGCGGGTGTCCAACCGGCAGCAGCACCACCAGGGGGGAGCGGAGCACCGGTTGTGCCTCAATCTGTTTGGCCACCCCCCGGCGCAAGAGCAGGTCGAACGTCGGCACGAAGGCCAGGTCAAGCTGGCCGGCGAGCAACCCGTCCAACTGCGCCTGCGGGTCCATGCCGAACAGCGAAATGCTCACGTTAGGGTGAGTATCTTTATAGAGGGACAGCGCTTGCGACAGAAAGGAAGCCGTGAAGGAGCCAAACTTCCCGATGCGAAACGGCACCGGCACGGCCGAGCGCGTCGCCTTCTGTGCGCCGGCGACCGCTCGGGCGGCGGCTTCCAACGTCTCGCGGGCGCCGGCCAGGAAAACCTGTCCGGCGGCGGTCAGACGCACGTGATTGCGGCTCCGGTCAAACAACGGCGTCCCAATCTCCTCTTCAAGGTCGCGAATCTGCCTGCCGAGGGGCGGCTCGGCGATGTGCAGCCGTTTAGCGGCCTTACGAAAACTCAGGTCTTCAGCAACGGCGACAAAATAGCGCAAATGCCGAAGTTCCACCGGCACTGGTTGGCGCCGAATCCACACGCGCGCAACAAAAAGCTAGAGGCGGGCCCAGAGAAGGCTTTATGCGGGCGTTTCCCAGGGGTTGAGGTTCCCTGCCGGATTTACACCTATCAGACCGTATAAACGGTCTAGGCCCAACGGGCCGGCAGACCGTCTTACGGCCCGAAGGGTCAAGGGAACTTAGCCCAGGGTTTCACCC is a window of Verrucomicrobiota bacterium DNA encoding:
- a CDS encoding efflux RND transporter periplasmic adaptor subunit, translated to MARPVQKEIVEWDEYTGRTEAVESVEIRPRVSGYLDRVAFKAGALVNPGDLLFVIDPRPYQAEVDQGAANLQNADAQRRLQLANFTRAEKLFETRVTSKEEYDTSIAHKDESEAQYQQAQAHLSSARLNLGFTQVKAPIRGRIARQLVTHGNLVQADSTVLTTLVSVDPIYAYFTVDERTVQKYLDQIKGGELADARTNPIPVYLQLEGEQGFPHEGVIDFINNTYNSSTGSLQVRARFHNEDGFLMPGAFVRVRVAGAPKHQAALISDRAVGTDQGQKFVLLVDQNRTVQARPVELGPVVDGLRVVRRGLGPDDQVIINGLLNARPGAPVTPQPGDMMQWLAGQAPPEVSISQGAPRPASSPAAIAANDHDANH
- a CDS encoding LysR family transcriptional regulator — translated: MWIRRQPVPVELRHLRYFVAVAEDLSFRKAAKRLHIAEPPLGRQIRDLEEEIGTPLFDRSRNHVRLTAAGQVFLAGARETLEAAARAVAGAQKATRSAVPVPFRIGKFGSFTASFLSQALSLYKDTHPNVSISLFGMDPQAQLDGLLAGQLDLAFVPTFDLLLRRGVAKQIEAQPVLRSPLVVLLPVGHPLAAQANAGRQEKAIPLSKLSGEVFLRFSADQNPSYTLLLVRECRRRAKFRPRLGPEGSDHTDLINLVAAGEGVMLEAQFLFDEAMARLRSASVPARVVARRVALPLFELVAAWSKAHASPQVAEFLKSLASVPQLPKGHAGRSNQP